A segment of the Maylandia zebra isolate NMK-2024a linkage group LG2, Mzebra_GT3a, whole genome shotgun sequence genome:
TGAAGGACGTTCAGACTTTTTTTTCGTATCGCAGCTCAGCTTTCAGCGTTTCTTTTCAACATGTCATGTTTTTAACCACCAGGGGGCGGTGTTTAAATGTTTACCCCAGGTCTACCGCATCGCCCTGGACTCACTGCGCCGTCTTGTGGTACAAAGTGTTTTAACTCTAGTTTGTATCTCTTCATCACAGATCAAAGATGTTTGGGACGTAAAGCCTTTGTGGTTATTTCTTCTCGTTTCGCTGATATCTTCAGTGATTTTAGGAGGTTTTACCAGTTTTATAAACACCTCCATAAGTTCAATACAAGTTGTTTTTGTTCCGGTCCTTTATCTCTCCGGATGGATGCTGAGACTCATCGTCCTGCTGCAGGATGAATCTGGGATATATTCAGTATAACTGGAGGTACTGGACCTAACCATTGTCTGGTCACGCTGGGTTAGCTGATGTTAAACTTTGCATGATtatagttcaaaataatcctttatTTCAAACTGAGCCTGTGATATACTGAGTGTTTAGCAGTCTCCAACACACACAGTTGTCATTATCAGAAACTCTTACCATGTTTTCTTTTCAACACAACATCTCAGCTTCTCTGGATAACTCCACAGCTGAGCAGGtgagtggaaataaatcacaatttgaatatttattttaaaaaaacaatcagattttattttaaaaaaaaaggttaaaagctcATGTTTGACTGTACAGTGCAGGGCAGGAACATAAATATCATCTGCTGGATTACAGAAACAGGAACAGCAGCTACCCACAGCTCTGGACTACCTTTCCCACAATGCCTTACATTTCGTCTCTCTGAGTTTCCCCTCAGCACTCGTGCCACAGAATAAAATCACGAAATAAAAACCAGGTTCAGTTCATGATGACGTCACGAGAGGAAAACATATCGTCATTGAAATTTTAGAGAGTAaataatactttaaaaaaaagcgcCAGGAGGAGAGTTTCAGATGTCGGGGGGGTGTCTGAATAAAACACGCGTGATAATCTGTCCATGAAGAGTCTGCTCATGCTGCCCAAAGCGACCACTTTATTAGGAACACCTATGCGAGTAAACTGTAGCTGTAAACCAACAGGAAAAATAAGATTAAGATCCTCACATCGTACAATGGCTGTGGCAGGTGGATTAAAGTTATCAACCCATGAGAGGTCAGTTTCATCACCATTGTGGTAAACCTCTCTTTAATCTGAGGTGTCATCACAGCGCGTTTCTGCCCTCTGATTAACACCAGACGAGTAACAGATTACAGAACATCTGATCCTTTACAATCGTTTCAGTTTCGTAGCACCTTTTCTCTGCTGGCGGCTGCAGAAAGAACAAACTGTGCGAAGCGTTCAGCGGTTGAAGTGAACAGAAAACCCCCCAAATCCACAATTTTACCATCGAATCCACAGAAAACAGAGCGCGCCTCAGGAGGAGACGTCAGCTTACCAAGGCGGGGGGGATTTTTGGTATGTTTTTCCTTTATTGGCTCCTCGGGAACAGAAGCTGCTCCCCGTCTTTGCTGGAGTGTcgtggccaaaaaaaaaaaaaaaaaaaagtaaaagttgaGTTTGACTGTTTTCACGCGCTACAATCAAGTTTTCTTTTGACCCTTTTTTTTCTACAAACTGGTTTAAAAAGCTCAGAGAAACTTTCAGCCCTGAACCCATCACGAGGACGAGCGTCGCACTCGGTCCAGAGCGAGTCGAGGGACgacgggtggatggatggactcaGCTGGAGGTGGACCGATCAGATCATTACGCCGTGGAAAGCTCCACCCCACTGTCGCAGACCCCGCTGTCGATTCGAGTGTCCACTTTCAGTTCCTGAACCCGAGCGCACAGAAGCTCGCCTGCGAACACAAACGCAGCTCAGTGACTCGTGGTCATTTGACTTGGCAGTCGGTGTTACGTGCACGTTATGTGCGCATGCTCACCACTCATTGCGCTGGTGGCCGGCGCTTCCTCGCTCTCGTGCAGCGCCTCCTCCAGGACGCTCAGTGCTCTGCACTCGCCGACTGACCTCAGAGCAGCCAGCAGCTCCCTGATCGTTCCACCGGAAACCTGCAGGAGAGACGGGAAGCAGTTTATCCACAAAATCCTCGAGGGGGCGTTTCCCAGGTTTCTGAGAACATTCAGATGCTGGAGTGTGTGTCGGAGTGTGTGAGAtcgtgttttgtgtgtgtgcgttaccTCGTAGCTGTCCAGCAGGGTTTTAGCGGGGGAGGGGCTCAGCCTGAAGGCCGTGTTAAGGATCCCGAGACCCAGACTGTGAGCCAGATTCTCCCAGCATCCTTCACTCTCCAGAGTGCCACACAGCGCCTGCTTCACCTCTGTGTCCAGGCTCGCCAGGTCGCCTACACACGCAAACATGTCATCAGCAAACCGATGCGCCGATGTCATGATTTTGTATTTCGTGGTTATGAAACAATGAACCACGTCTAACACGGTGGTCAATCACAGGGTAATAAAGTGTCCACGTGTGGGGAGGAGCTCACCTTGAGGAGGGACGAAGGCCGTTTGAGGTGTTTTTGGTTTGTATTCTTTGCCGTTCAGAAGATCCCaaacctgcaaacacacacctgcGGGTTCATTAACCTGCTTCGTGTCGTGAGGTCCACCAGAGGCTCAGAAGCTACGTGTACCTGAGGGGTGGCAGCCATGTTGAAGGGAGTTGTCCCTGGGATGTAaccttcatcttcctcctcctcgctCTCCTTTTCACAgctctcctcctcatcctcctccctGAAGAACAGTGGCTCAAAGTTCTCCTTCTGTGGGTCTGCACCTGAAAAGACCCAAATACGAACTTATTAAACACAAGATCAGGACGTCTCACAGGCTTCGTCCTCTTCAGAAAGGAAGCCGTAAGAAACGATGGGGCCTCAGGTGGATGCTAGTAAATGAGCTCCTGGTGAACAAAAGAACTCTGAGCTTTAATAAAAATCTACCTGCAGCCATGAGGAGAGCCGTGAGCTTGACAGAGCCTCGACCCGCAGCGATGTGGAGGGGGGTGGAGCCATTAAAAGTGCAGCAGTCCACCTTGGCGTTTCCCTGatggcagaaacacacaaacagcactTCATGCAAAGGCAACTCAAAGGTGAAGTTACATCACACAAAGATTCCTCAGCACTGAGACGCCCACCACTGGTCGTCATACACTCCATCGGTCATCTGATTCTTCATCAGTTAAAGTCAAATCAAGGAGAGAGAGAACATCAGCATCTTCTTcttaataacattaaaaaactTATTTAGGACTGTTTGACCACCTGATCAGTTCAGGTGTTAAAGGCATGTCCAACTGAGACACTCTGGAGAGACTGTATCTCCTGGCTGACTTAGGAAGGCCTCGCTGTCCACTCTGAGGAGTTGGAGACGAGGCTACAAAGGGTTTGCTTACACTCCCCAGTCAGCTGGACCCACGTAAGCCTATGAAGCTAAACGGACAGCTTTAGATATCAGAAAAATATGTAATAACTTTAGCTTTAGTGGACTGTCCAATCAACAGTTACCACTCCTAATCATTGCTGTTAGGGGAGGTTGTGGTTCCTGGCTGAAGAACTCCAGATTTCTTTGTCAGTATCTTTTAAAGTCACTTTTAAAGACACATTAGGATCTCGtttgtattttatctttttttaaattgtgtaggTGTGTTTATTGTGTAGGTTAAGTTATACTGAGAGTTTTGAGCGCTCGTGCATGCTGACGATGCTCAGTGCTCTATCTTCCAGAACATTTCATGTAATTTATGTGTAACTACCAAACCATCCCATATTTTAGACTGACTGTATGTCATAATTTATGTTGCACTCGAGTCCTGCATGTCTCTGCGATCAGTGATTTGTAATTGATCGGAATTTATGGGTTTCTTTCTACCGCCTGTGTGacttttttattgtgttattcTGAAGCACCGTCACACTGCTGAACTAATAAACTTCATAATTATAATAGAATTTTAAATCTTTACAGATGAAAGTTTTGATGCTTTTGTATGCTGACGACATTAAACGTTTAGTTTCACCTGTGCATCACCTGTATGAAAATTCTTTCTCACAGTTGTGCATCTATATGAATGTGTAACCACTTTATTAACGAGATAATGatttgctgcagctctgatgctGAGCCAGCAAAGCCTCAGCAAAGGTCTCTGCTCTGATTGGTTGTTAGCTCCCAGTCTGCCCAATAACCCAGGCGTACCTCCAGCAGCAGGCAGCCCGCCAGCGATacgttgtcagtctctgtggcgagATGGAGGGCCGTTCGGCCACAGCTGCGTTCCTGGACCTCTGCGTTGGCCCCGCCCTCCAGCAGCTCCCTGAGAGAAAACAGCTGGTTGGCCAGAACCGCCAGGTGGATCGCACACAGACCTGCAAACATGTTTACCGATAGGTTTTCAAATGAGATGACAGTAACGATAACGTCTGACACAGCATTGCATAAAACGACACCCCCGCACTGTCTCTTTGACAAAAACAGGAATCTTACAAAAACAGTCGCTGTTACCTCGACTTTCTGATTTTACAGATTCAAGTAGTCGTGCTAACTCGCAGATCGATGACACCGACCTTCATCAAACAACACGAACTCCACAAAGACAAAACCCTGCTGGAGCCGCACATTTGGTGACGTTTATGATTAATGGACTCGACTGTGAAGCTATTCAGGATATTTCCATTCAGTAACTCTGGGAAGTTTTCAAGGATAATAGGAAGTGTACAGTTGATCAGGCTCTCTGTGACGTGCCCGTGTCTTTGTCTGTTAAACCTGAAAACTCACCAAGACTCATTTCACCTATAATAcaagaaaaaatgtgtttttctgtgtgtgtgtgtgtgtgtgtgtgtgtgtgtgtgtacctgctgTGTTGGTTTGGTCCAGCAGCTCTCTCAGCTCTCTGTGTTGCAGTAAAAACTGGATCATtccttctccctcatgctgAGCTGCCAGGTGCAGCACTGTGTTGCCGTGACGATCCGTCAGCGTCGGGTCGGCGCCAGCCAGCAGCAGCGCTTCCACTGCCTCCTTCTGCTGCGTGATAACGGCCAGGTGCAAAGGAGTCTGGGGAACAGAGGGAGGGTGCTTTAGCTCCGTGACCTGAAGCTTTCGGCTCTGTAAGGCTGGAGACGACGAGCTCCATACCTGGTACAGGCGGTTCCTCATGTTGAGCACCTCCTCTCCGGGCAGGGCAGACACCACCTGCGTCAGACTCTTCAGCGCCTCCTGCTGGTTGTGGAGAACAGCCAAATGGAGCCCGctgagaagagaaaaaggaggCGTCACTACACGGCCGAATAAAACCTTTTAATGTGCGCACATCTGATCATCACGATGCGTTTACTGACGTGTCTCCGTTTACATCCTGCGCGGCCATCAGGGAGCGCTGTGGAGCCAGCAGGTACGCCGAGTCAGCCGTAACCGAGTACTGAAAGATGGCCTCCAGCAGTCTGCtgatcacctgatccagctgcTCCTTGGCGTCGAACTctgaaggagaaagaaagacTTGATCGGATGTGTGGAACGCCTGAACGCTTCGTAAAAACTGAATTTATCCTGAGCTTTCTGATGCCGTCAGTGTGATCTGAGCATCTTTGAGTGGACCTGGGAGCGCCACGCAGGAAATAATCCCCGGTGTCACCAGAAAGCAGCAGCGTCAGGTCTAACACCGAGGCGGGAAAAACAAACTCTTCCGCCAAATTTAGAATAACTTACCTCTCTCTGCTTCAGGCTCCACACTGACCCCTCCCTCCTCGCTCCTCTCGCTGACCTCCACGGGTTCGGGCCGGGCTAGAGCTCGCAGCACGGCTCCTGATGGCGAGTCGTCGTCCGGGTCGTTGTCGTCACCGTCGTTGTCTGCGGCGCCGCTCTGAGAGGCTTTAAACAAACGgcgtttgttgtgttttctcagATGATTTTCAAGTTTTTCCACATAAATTTACAGATTTATAATCTCAGAGATGGAATTTTCTCATAAATGGAGATTTTATAATCTGGTTTATAACTAGATTGTCTTAGACGTCACCTAAATTTCAcataatatcaataataatattaatgacTTCCAAAACTTTTCTTGGCTTTTATCCGAGATTACTGAGTCATGATTTATTTCTTCCTCCTAACTAGGTTAAAGGTTAAAAGGTCACGCTCCTAAATCTGTTACTTTATTTGTATTATAGATTATCATAGATTATTTCAACCTCTTCCAGCTCCTAAATTACTTTGAATGGCTCTACAACTTCATCGTAGTTCCTCACCGTGTTTtatccctcctccacctcctcccagACCCGCTGAGTACCCTGTGGAgaaacctcctcctcctccacctcctcctccatagTTGTAGGTAGTGAAGCCCTGGTATCCTGGGTATCCTGAGGGAAATCCACCCAAACACAGAGATTAATGATGACATCACATAACGTCACCCTCAGGTATGTGTTAAACCGCAGAGCAGACCAGAACACAGACTCTACCTGTGGATCCAGGTCCTCCTCCAGCAGCcggacctcctcctcctctgtataGACCTCCTCCTCCATGACCACTGAAGTCCTGGAAGTTGGGTAAAGTCTTCTGCCTCTTCCTCTGCACCTCCTCTTTGTCTAAAAACACACACGTGTTCATGCCATGCTAACCTCTGTGGCATCCCACATTTAAAATCATTAATAAATCAATCATGATGATCaaacagcagggggcagtgttggGACACAGATACTAAAAACATtaatataaatattgaaatttTCCGCTGCTATTTATTAATGTTTCCAGCTGATTTGCTTGTAATCGTTCcagtggttttttttaaataatttggagttttattaattttctttttgttgaaagtgaaagtaaaatCAGGCTGTGGGGGAAGAAGAAGAGATAAAGGCCTGAGAGGAGTATTAGGAACCTGCAGGTAACGCATCCTCTGGAGTTGATTCATATCTGGCCAACTCCAGAGGAAGACCGGGGTCATGTGACCTACCTAAGATCTGGGGGTGGTAGGTGAAGGGTTTAGGCTCGCTGGTCTCGTTGTCGGACTTCCTCTTCAGCTGGACGAACACAGACGTCGGTTTCTGCAGGTTCTGGTCTCGATACTTCGGCGTCTTAAATACAATGGCGAACTGTCGGCGCAGTAACGGGCACGGTTAATGACACTCCCAACACCTGCAGGTCAAAGTAGCAGCTCCGAATGCAGGAATGCTCACCTGTCTGTGGACGTCTGTGGGGGAGAAGTCTCCCAGAGCCTCCCAGGTGAGACCCGAGTCATCCTCCTCATAGAACCGAACCTGGATGTCATCTGCAAACGCAAACATCAGGTCACCATGGTTTCATAGTTCGCTTTCAGGCCTTGGGAGCATCTCTAGCTCAGATGCACTGCATAAAGATCAACCTTTGTTCACGTGGCTTAAAATCAGCTCTCAGATCTTGATCGTGCTAAATCAGAGGCCTGTGATAACCTCAGGGGTAATCCTGGTTTTCACCTTTTGTGCAGTGTACGTCATGGAGAATCATCAACATAACGAGATCCGGACCAGGCTACTGATAATTAATAACATTGCCCCGCTGCTGGAGGCCAGACCACCGTGATCTCAGAGCACATCGGTTCTCTCAGAGAAACCTTGGAAGCGGAGCAGGCGGCAGCCCGAATCCAACTCTTCCTCCTGTGGGATTTGTACGTTGGAGGGGAATTCCCTGAAGCAGGACTTCCTCCAACAGCACTGACACAGCTCCAACCAGGAAAAACTGCTCAGATTCACCTCACTTACACTCAACTGCACGGAAACATCatcaaataaagtgaaaaagaaaaaaatcactacTTGAGAGACTTTTTAGCAGCCCTTAAAATAACCTGCATGCATGTTTGCTCCGAGGTGCTTTAAAAACCAGAACCAGCCTTCCAAACAGCCGtgctcatttccagctgttTACTGGAGCAGCTCTGCATGCCgtgttttagctcctccccctttGTGCTTCTTCTGACCTCATTATTTTAAATTGCgtccatgtttaatatgagcgtCCCGCACCTGACCTTATAtatgtcaaacagaaaacagctcTGCTCGGAAAGCTCACCTTTCTGGACTTTGTCGCAGAGCAGGTAGACCTCCTCTCCTCCGGTCACGCAGCCGGCGGTCCGATCCATCCTCACGATCTTCAGGTTGGAGGCGTTCGGAGCCTCTGAGGGCGAAAAGAGAAACAGTTGCTGTCAGAGATCTACCTACCCGAGGCTTCCTCAAGAGCTACGCATCTTCAAAggggaggggttttttttttttgcaccatcACTCTAAGGTAAAGTAACCACACTTTTACATCACTCAAAGGTTTGTGTTCGAGATCAGGGCCAGAAAAGACACCATGAGGGGGTTTTAAGTGTAATTGTAACACAAAGTTACAGGGGCTGTGAACGGGTTCCTGTCTGTGCTGGACAGGCTGAGGTCTTCAAACCACAGCACACTGTAAGATCAAATAGAGGCACTGAGCACGTGTCCACAGATGCTAAAATAGATCACAGACGCGCCGCTTCCCCTAGACAAAGTCAACAGGAAGTTGTGAAGTTTGCAATCACGGCCAGGACGGGGCCTGGTAGTTTAGGTACGTCCATGACTGTGGACAGGTTTGTGAGAGGAGAGGACAGCAGGATTCATACAGAAAGCAGGAAGTGGAAACTGGATGAAAAGGAGCTGAGGTGGAGGTGGGtttcaaagcagcttgcagatgcACAGCAAACGCTGGCACGCTGTAGCTGTAACAGGTGATCCACTCCTGCTCACTACTATTACACTGAAGCTGGCCTGAACCCTGAACGCTGCGGGTCTACTGCAACTGGTAAAGGAAAGTCtagcaattaaaaaaatgataagTCCAAAAACCAAAAGTAAAAGAGTGAAAACTGGCGAATCGAGAAGAGAAAAGTGTGTGAAATGTTTCCTGCCGGTAAAATGAAAGTG
Coding sequences within it:
- the nfkb1 gene encoding nuclear factor NF-kappa-B p105 subunit isoform X2; amino-acid sequence: MAGDDHYLHTPNQMFDNIMIDPSWEFPHFAMPQTSLRTVDGPFLQIVEQPKQRGFRFRYGCEGPSHGGLPGATSEKNRKTYPTVKICNYQGQARVVVQLVTALTPVPHLHAHSLVGKQCDKGICIADLQSKDSTISFPNLGILHVTKKNVAKTLEERMIEAFKLGYNCGVSIHPDIDSVQGEVRVPREITEHHLSVIRNAASSQAKEMDLSVVRLMFTAFLPDSDGGFSRRLEPVVSEPIYDSKAPNASNLKIVRMDRTAGCVTGGEEVYLLCDKVQKDDIQVRFYEEDDSGLTWEALGDFSPTDVHRQFAIVFKTPKYRDQNLQKPTSVFVQLKRKSDNETSEPKPFTYHPQILDKEEVQRKRQKTLPNFQDFSGHGGGGLYRGGGGPAAGGGPGSTGYPGYQGFTTYNYGGGGGGGGGFSTGYSAGLGGGGGGIKHASQSGAADNDGDDNDPDDDSPSGAVLRALARPEPVEVSERSEEGGVSVEPEAEREFDAKEQLDQVISRLLEAIFQYSVTADSAYLLAPQRSLMAAQDVNGDTGLHLAVLHNQQEALKSLTQVVSALPGEEVLNMRNRLYQTPLHLAVITQQKEAVEALLLAGADPTLTDRHGNTVLHLAAQHEGEGMIQFLLQHRELRELLDQTNTAGLCAIHLAVLANQLFSLRELLEGGANAEVQERSCGRTALHLATETDNVSLAGCLLLEGNAKVDCCTFNGSTPLHIAAGRGSVKLTALLMAAGADPQKENFEPLFFREEDEEESCEKESEEEEDEGYIPGTTPFNMAATPQVWDLLNGKEYKPKTPQTAFVPPQGDLASLDTEVKQALCGTLESEGCWENLAHSLGLGILNTAFRLSPSPAKTLLDSYEVSGGTIRELLAALRSVGECRALSVLEEALHESEEAPATSAMSGELLCARVQELKVDTRIDSGVCDSGVELSTA
- the nfkb1 gene encoding nuclear factor NF-kappa-B p105 subunit isoform X1, which produces MAGDDHYLHTPNQMFDNIMIDPSWEFPHFAMPQTSLRTGESPAVDGPFLQIVEQPKQRGFRFRYGCEGPSHGGLPGATSEKNRKTYPTVKICNYQGQARVVVQLVTALTPVPHLHAHSLVGKQCDKGICIADLQSKDSTISFPNLGILHVTKKNVAKTLEERMIEAFKLGYNCGVSIHPDIDSVQGEVRVPREITEHHLSVIRNAASSQAKEMDLSVVRLMFTAFLPDSDGGFSRRLEPVVSEPIYDSKAPNASNLKIVRMDRTAGCVTGGEEVYLLCDKVQKDDIQVRFYEEDDSGLTWEALGDFSPTDVHRQFAIVFKTPKYRDQNLQKPTSVFVQLKRKSDNETSEPKPFTYHPQILDKEEVQRKRQKTLPNFQDFSGHGGGGLYRGGGGPAAGGGPGSTGYPGYQGFTTYNYGGGGGGGGGFSTGYSAGLGGGGGGIKHASQSGAADNDGDDNDPDDDSPSGAVLRALARPEPVEVSERSEEGGVSVEPEAEREFDAKEQLDQVISRLLEAIFQYSVTADSAYLLAPQRSLMAAQDVNGDTGLHLAVLHNQQEALKSLTQVVSALPGEEVLNMRNRLYQTPLHLAVITQQKEAVEALLLAGADPTLTDRHGNTVLHLAAQHEGEGMIQFLLQHRELRELLDQTNTAGLCAIHLAVLANQLFSLRELLEGGANAEVQERSCGRTALHLATETDNVSLAGCLLLEGNAKVDCCTFNGSTPLHIAAGRGSVKLTALLMAAGADPQKENFEPLFFREEDEEESCEKESEEEEDEGYIPGTTPFNMAATPQVWDLLNGKEYKPKTPQTAFVPPQGDLASLDTEVKQALCGTLESEGCWENLAHSLGLGILNTAFRLSPSPAKTLLDSYEVSGGTIRELLAALRSVGECRALSVLEEALHESEEAPATSAMSGELLCARVQELKVDTRIDSGVCDSGVELSTA